The proteins below come from a single Oerskovia jenensis genomic window:
- a CDS encoding PLP-dependent cysteine synthase family protein: protein MTAYDSLLDAVGGTPIVRLNRLGADLAPTIYVKLEYLNPGGSVKDRAARWMVLGAIRSGALAPGGTIVEGTSGNTGIGLAQAAAQLGYPIVVVLPDKTSQEKLDTLRAYGARVVVTASGLPQEHPESVKRIAERLVAEIPGAWLAGQFVNPDNPQAHRESTGPEIWADTAGRVTHLVAGIGTGGTITGNGTYLKEVSGGRVTVVGADPETSVYSGGDGSAFFVEATGRYRHPETIDDAWPETFVPEVVDRFERVGDREAIHAVLRLARQEGILVGGSSGLVLAAALRTARDLGPDDVVVALLPDSGRAYLSKYLNEDWVRRFGFVDEEVEGLGPRPVAAIVWDVVGDALSRPTTPLTLSADVPVGVGRDTLESARRDGRLTAESVVPVLLPRARRDHEPSVAEVLGVVDLATLRAAATGARAGVAVGDVAVRGTPVVGTGEILTDALARWDADIAEGLVLRDGRVVAVVRREVLEAAAATPVTAVAPVTAVAPVTAVAPVTAAAPVTAADDSALVTA from the coding sequence ATGACCGCCTACGACTCCCTTCTCGACGCGGTCGGCGGTACGCCGATCGTGCGGCTGAACCGGCTGGGCGCGGATCTCGCGCCCACGATCTACGTCAAGCTCGAGTACCTCAACCCGGGCGGTTCCGTGAAGGACCGCGCCGCGCGCTGGATGGTGCTCGGCGCGATCCGCTCGGGTGCCCTCGCCCCCGGTGGGACCATCGTCGAGGGCACGTCGGGCAACACGGGCATCGGTCTCGCGCAGGCCGCCGCCCAGCTCGGGTACCCGATCGTCGTCGTGCTGCCCGACAAGACGAGCCAGGAGAAGCTCGACACGCTGCGCGCGTACGGGGCGCGCGTCGTGGTCACCGCGTCCGGGCTGCCGCAGGAGCACCCCGAGTCCGTCAAGCGCATCGCCGAGCGCCTCGTCGCGGAGATCCCGGGGGCCTGGCTCGCGGGGCAGTTCGTCAACCCCGACAACCCGCAGGCGCACCGCGAGTCCACGGGCCCCGAGATCTGGGCCGACACGGCCGGGCGCGTCACGCACCTCGTGGCGGGGATCGGCACGGGCGGGACCATCACGGGCAACGGCACGTACCTCAAGGAGGTCAGCGGCGGTCGCGTGACCGTGGTCGGCGCCGACCCCGAGACCTCGGTGTACTCGGGCGGCGACGGCTCGGCCTTCTTCGTCGAGGCGACCGGCCGGTACCGGCACCCCGAGACGATCGACGACGCCTGGCCCGAGACCTTCGTGCCCGAGGTCGTCGACCGCTTCGAGCGCGTCGGCGACCGCGAGGCCATCCACGCGGTGCTGCGCCTCGCCCGCCAGGAGGGCATCCTCGTGGGCGGGTCGTCCGGGCTGGTGCTCGCGGCGGCGCTGCGGACCGCACGCGACCTGGGACCCGACGACGTGGTCGTCGCCCTCCTGCCCGACTCGGGCCGCGCCTACCTCTCCAAGTACCTGAACGAGGACTGGGTGCGCCGGTTCGGCTTCGTGGACGAAGAGGTCGAGGGTCTCGGTCCGCGCCCGGTCGCGGCGATCGTCTGGGACGTCGTCGGTGACGCCCTCTCCCGCCCGACGACGCCGCTCACCCTGAGCGCCGACGTCCCCGTGGGCGTGGGCCGGGACACGCTCGAGTCCGCCCGGCGGGACGGCCGGCTGACCGCCGAGTCCGTGGTGCCCGTGCTCCTGCCGCGCGCCCGTCGCGACCACGAGCCGTCGGTCGCCGAGGTCCTCGGCGTCGTGGACCTCGCGACCCTGCGTGCGGCCGCCACCGGTGCCCGGGCAGGCGTCGCCGTCGGAGACGTCGCCGTCCGCGGGACACCCGTCGTCGGCACGGGCGAGATCCTCACAGACGCCCTGGCCAGGTGGGACGCCGACATCGCCGAAGGACTCGTGCTGCGCGACGGGCGGGTCGTGGCGGTCGTGCGACGCGAGGTGCTCGAGGCGGCCGCTGCGACTCCGGTCACGGCTGTGGCTCCGGTCACGGCTGTGGCTCCGGTCACGGCTGTGGCTCCGGTCACGGCTGCGGCTCCGGTCACGGCTGCGGACGACTCCGCGCTGGTGACGGCGTGA
- a CDS encoding ABC transporter ATP-binding protein has translation MVSPAQHAPAPAAAPTDVRPAAPLRGGHVRIEAVSHHFDLAGRRERGWASRALGAVTGRGAGRRRAGRDAGEPARTTLPVLDDVSLDVAPSDFVALVGPSGCGKSTLLRLLAGLADPAAGSVSVDGTPIVGPHPSRALVFQDPNLFPWRTVRQNAELGPQARHRSRLDADRVDWALDLVGLTDFADALPATLSGGMAQRAALARGLVNRPRVFLLDEPLGKLDALTRLTMQDELLRLWQTERFTALLVTHDVDEALRLANRVVVFSDRPARVLADLTVPFDRPRDHAAPEYLALRRQILHLLGQDGAAGTLPGGTS, from the coding sequence ATGGTGAGTCCTGCGCAGCACGCCCCCGCCCCGGCCGCGGCCCCTACGGACGTCCGGCCTGCGGCACCCCTGCGCGGCGGGCACGTGCGGATCGAGGCGGTCAGCCATCACTTCGACCTCGCGGGTCGCCGCGAGCGCGGCTGGGCGAGCCGCGCACTGGGTGCGGTGACAGGACGGGGCGCGGGCCGCCGTCGGGCAGGCCGGGATGCCGGCGAACCCGCACGCACGACCCTGCCCGTGCTCGACGACGTGAGCCTCGACGTCGCCCCGTCCGACTTCGTCGCGCTCGTCGGCCCGTCCGGCTGCGGCAAGTCGACCTTGCTCCGCCTCCTCGCGGGGCTCGCGGACCCGGCCGCGGGGAGCGTGTCCGTCGACGGGACCCCGATCGTGGGTCCTCACCCGAGCCGGGCCCTGGTCTTCCAGGACCCGAACCTGTTCCCGTGGCGGACCGTCCGCCAGAACGCCGAGCTCGGTCCTCAGGCTCGCCACCGGTCCCGGCTCGACGCCGACCGGGTCGACTGGGCGCTCGACCTCGTGGGGCTCACCGACTTCGCCGACGCGCTGCCCGCCACGCTCTCGGGGGGCATGGCCCAGCGCGCGGCCCTGGCCCGCGGGCTGGTCAACCGGCCGCGGGTCTTCCTGCTGGACGAACCGCTCGGCAAGCTCGACGCCCTCACGCGCCTGACCATGCAGGACGAGCTCCTCCGCCTGTGGCAGACCGAGCGGTTCACCGCGCTCCTCGTCACGCACGACGTCGACGAGGCCCTGCGCCTCGCGAACCGCGTCGTCGTCTTCTCCGACCGGCCCGCGCGCGTGCTGGCCGACCTGACCGTCCCGTTCGACCGACCCCGCGACCACGCAGCGCCCGAGTACCTGGCGCTGCGCCGCCAGATCCTGCACCTGCTGGGCCAGGACGGCGCAGCAGGGACCCTTCCTGGAGGAACCTCATGA
- a CDS encoding ABC transporter permease — MTSLTRVPGRRATGTPARGSADRQDGAGGPEGHAPAAQDGSSVAEGHGPSAEGDEVPGDGGATRTATPRPTTLRRGLLVVASWIVVLAVTWCVPDVPDLSPLAGRTAFLAVLGGVVLVVSVWLALALSVAGAATRLRHWSWWYVAVAAWFVVWEVTTAKTGWLHAPHFAPPETLLSDFWEDRSLLWGSFWASTRLLLVGFAVGAVSGFFTGLAMGWSKVANYWIHPVLQSIGPVPAGTLLPLVFVIVPTPQLGSIFMIAFGVWFPMAVLTRAGIASVARGYFDVAQTLGAKARFLVWRVAIPGALPSIFTGLFMGLGASLGALALAELLGVRSGLGWYISWVKGWADYPKMYVAILIMVLLCRTLIVLLFRVRNAVLSWEKDLVRW; from the coding sequence GTGACCTCGTTGACGCGCGTCCCGGGCAGGCGTGCCACGGGCACGCCCGCCCGCGGGAGCGCAGACCGCCAGGACGGGGCAGGCGGGCCCGAGGGTCACGCCCCGGCCGCCCAGGACGGCTCCTCCGTCGCCGAGGGTCACGGACCCTCCGCCGAGGGTGACGAGGTCCCCGGTGACGGGGGCGCCACCCGCACAGCGACCCCACGTCCGACGACGCTCCGGCGCGGACTGCTCGTCGTCGCGTCGTGGATCGTCGTGCTCGCCGTGACCTGGTGCGTCCCCGACGTCCCCGACCTCTCCCCGCTCGCCGGCAGGACGGCCTTCCTCGCGGTCCTGGGTGGTGTGGTCCTCGTGGTCTCCGTCTGGCTCGCGCTCGCGCTGAGCGTCGCGGGGGCCGCGACCCGGCTCCGCCACTGGTCGTGGTGGTACGTCGCCGTCGCGGCGTGGTTCGTGGTCTGGGAGGTCACGACGGCCAAGACCGGCTGGCTCCACGCGCCGCACTTCGCGCCGCCGGAGACGCTCCTGTCCGACTTCTGGGAGGACCGCAGCCTGCTCTGGGGCAGCTTCTGGGCCTCGACCCGGCTGCTGCTCGTCGGTTTCGCGGTCGGTGCGGTGAGCGGTTTCTTCACGGGCCTCGCGATGGGGTGGAGCAAGGTGGCCAACTACTGGATCCACCCGGTGCTCCAGTCGATCGGCCCCGTGCCCGCGGGCACGCTGCTCCCGCTCGTCTTCGTCATCGTCCCGACGCCGCAGCTCGGCTCGATCTTCATGATCGCGTTCGGCGTGTGGTTCCCCATGGCGGTCCTGACCCGTGCGGGGATCGCGTCGGTCGCCCGCGGGTACTTCGACGTCGCGCAGACGCTCGGCGCGAAGGCCCGCTTCCTCGTGTGGCGGGTCGCGATCCCGGGGGCGCTGCCGAGCATCTTCACGGGTCTGTTCATGGGCCTCGGCGCCTCGCTCGGGGCGCTCGCGCTCGCCGAGCTGCTGGGGGTCCGCAGCGGTCTCGGCTGGTACATCTCCTGGGTCAAGGGCTGGGCCGACTACCCCAAGATGTACGTCGCCATCCTCATCATGGTGCTGCTGTGCCGCACCCTGATCGTCCTGCTGTTCCGGGTCCGGAACGCCGTGCTGTCCTGGGAGAAGGATCTGGTCCGATGGTGA
- a CDS encoding ABC transporter substrate-binding protein, translating into MTDRTSPDQPGTPDDAPTPSAPAPRTPAPDPATGERQDDRTAQAPPSGVDDLRHETPGDRRATPAAVGGPVAPGADDTDLPAGQPHPGPPAEPYDPSLLHDDDATDGPLISRRHLLVGGVAVGALLLGGAGGYLLGASRSAAVSPAGAVAGGASPSLGPTLLTTKVLRIVEGGGICEAPLYAAHHLGIFKDYGLNVEVVRSAAGEDTKDGISSGTYAGGPGIFFSWLKPIEQGLDVKLTTGLHEGCLRLVVLNDSPYDDVALLRGKKIGVSSIGNSAMSFFSLDLLDAGINPDPAAGEVEWVVYDNDILPQALQDGEIQAIAASDPVALLPTLGGYAHELANNQQGLNAQTYCCATAINGALVRDEPEVAKALTEAWAEGARYVGANIDEIAQLEVDKQLVAADVETVRSVLTTYGFSPSAVGLRQEIEPGIAKFAKTGYLDQGTDPKKLADLVYADLGLTW; encoded by the coding sequence ATGACCGACCGCACCTCCCCCGACCAGCCGGGCACGCCCGACGACGCCCCGACGCCGAGCGCACCGGCTCCCCGGACGCCCGCGCCCGACCCGGCCACGGGTGAGCGCCAGGACGACCGCACGGCGCAGGCTCCGCCGTCGGGCGTCGACGACCTGCGGCACGAGACCCCGGGCGACAGGCGTGCCACGCCCGCCGCGGTCGGCGGGCCGGTCGCCCCCGGCGCCGACGACACCGACCTCCCCGCCGGACAGCCGCACCCGGGCCCGCCCGCCGAGCCCTACGACCCCTCACTCCTCCACGACGACGACGCGACCGACGGGCCCCTGATCTCCCGGCGGCACCTGCTCGTCGGCGGCGTGGCCGTCGGCGCGCTGCTCCTGGGCGGCGCGGGTGGCTACCTCCTGGGGGCGTCCCGGTCGGCCGCGGTCTCCCCGGCGGGGGCCGTGGCCGGGGGCGCCTCACCCTCGCTCGGCCCGACCCTCCTGACCACGAAGGTCCTGCGGATCGTCGAGGGCGGCGGCATCTGCGAGGCCCCGCTGTACGCCGCGCACCACCTCGGGATCTTCAAGGACTACGGCCTGAACGTCGAGGTCGTGCGCAGCGCGGCGGGCGAGGACACCAAGGACGGCATCTCGTCCGGGACCTACGCGGGCGGGCCGGGCATCTTCTTCAGCTGGCTCAAGCCCATCGAGCAGGGGCTCGACGTCAAGCTCACGACGGGACTGCACGAGGGCTGCCTGCGCCTCGTGGTGCTGAACGACTCGCCGTACGACGACGTCGCGCTGCTGCGGGGCAAGAAGATCGGGGTGTCCTCGATCGGGAACTCCGCGATGTCCTTCTTCTCGCTCGACCTGCTCGACGCCGGGATCAACCCCGACCCGGCGGCCGGTGAGGTCGAGTGGGTCGTGTACGACAACGACATCCTGCCCCAGGCCCTGCAGGACGGTGAGATCCAGGCCATCGCGGCCTCCGACCCCGTGGCCCTCCTGCCCACGCTCGGTGGCTACGCCCACGAGCTCGCGAACAACCAGCAGGGCCTCAACGCCCAGACCTACTGCTGCGCGACGGCGATCAACGGCGCCCTCGTCCGTGACGAGCCCGAGGTCGCCAAGGCCCTCACCGAGGCGTGGGCCGAGGGCGCCCGGTACGTGGGTGCGAACATCGACGAGATCGCCCAGCTCGAGGTCGACAAGCAGCTCGTCGCGGCCGACGTCGAAACGGTCAGGTCGGTCCTCACGACCTACGGCTTCAGCCCGTCGGCCGTGGGGCTGCGACAGGAGATCGAACCGGGGATCGCGAAGTTCGCGAAGACCGGGTACCTGGACCAGGGCACCGACCCCAAGAAGCTCGCGGACCTCGTGTACGCCGACCTCGGGCTCACCTGGTGA
- a CDS encoding SRPBCC family protein, whose product MARGIYVETPISASLDVVWSLTQDPEQHVRWDVRFSRIVPTGTTESGATRFTYTRRVLFRTVAGDGVSLGETGGRDGSRTSALRFATSDPVSPIRSGRGYWRYVPDGDGVRFVTGYDYTPGWGSALDRLARPALGWATAWSFDRLRIWAERDEPPERWPLVSVLWFWRPERPRAARCRRAPDGGRRRDDHLRDAPATLATLPAPGRTP is encoded by the coding sequence ATGGCACGAGGGATCTACGTCGAGACTCCGATCTCCGCCTCGCTCGACGTCGTGTGGTCGCTCACGCAGGACCCCGAGCAGCACGTGCGGTGGGACGTCCGGTTCTCGCGGATCGTGCCGACCGGGACCACGGAGTCGGGCGCCACCCGGTTCACGTACACCCGCCGCGTCCTGTTCCGCACGGTCGCCGGGGACGGCGTGAGCCTCGGGGAGACGGGGGGTCGTGACGGCTCGCGGACCTCGGCCCTGCGGTTCGCGACGTCGGACCCCGTGTCCCCCATCCGTTCGGGTCGCGGCTACTGGCGCTACGTGCCGGACGGCGACGGCGTCCGCTTCGTCACGGGCTACGACTACACCCCCGGCTGGGGGAGCGCCCTGGACCGTCTCGCGCGCCCCGCGCTGGGCTGGGCCACGGCGTGGAGCTTCGACCGCCTGCGCATCTGGGCCGAGCGGGACGAACCACCCGAGCGGTGGCCGCTCGTGAGCGTCCTGTGGTTCTGGCGCCCCGAGCGACCGCGTGCCGCCCGGTGCCGTCGGGCACCGGACGGCGGCCGACGCCGCGACGACCACCTGCGCGACGCGCCCGCGACCCTGGCCACGCTCCCCGCACCGGGAAGGACCCCATGA
- a CDS encoding DUF4166 domain-containing protein, translating into MTSMFQEAMGPDFERLHPMLQRRFSVGLDSGQACTGRGVMSEVRRGPWWTVPFLQLGRLRNILVPDTGTDVPFTIENYPYRDPLGRETVTFVREYAIRGRRRRFDATMVLAGDTVVDYLGTHQHLAVDLDLRADERGGLILTSGAQRFYEGPVGFRFPLLLSGRARLHEWYDEVDDVFRVDLEVTNDRFGFLFGYRGSFTCEWTSAHDAPDRLKPRRHEQRA; encoded by the coding sequence ATGACGTCGATGTTCCAGGAGGCCATGGGCCCCGACTTCGAGCGCCTGCACCCCATGCTGCAGCGGCGGTTCTCGGTCGGGCTCGACAGCGGCCAGGCGTGCACGGGCCGTGGCGTGATGTCCGAGGTCCGTCGTGGTCCGTGGTGGACCGTGCCGTTCCTCCAGCTCGGCCGGCTCCGCAACATCCTCGTGCCGGACACGGGCACGGACGTGCCGTTCACGATCGAGAACTACCCGTACCGGGACCCGCTCGGCCGCGAGACCGTGACGTTCGTCCGGGAGTACGCGATCCGGGGTCGCCGGAGACGGTTCGACGCCACGATGGTCCTCGCGGGGGACACGGTCGTCGACTACCTCGGGACGCACCAGCACCTCGCGGTCGACCTCGACCTGCGGGCCGACGAGCGCGGCGGCCTGATCCTCACGTCCGGTGCGCAACGGTTCTACGAGGGCCCCGTCGGGTTCCGGTTCCCCCTGCTGCTGAGCGGTCGCGCCCGCCTCCACGAGTGGTACGACGAGGTCGACGACGTCTTCCGGGTCGACCTCGAGGTGACCAACGACCGGTTCGGGTTCCTGTTCGGGTACCGAGGGTCGTTCACGTGTGAGTGGACCTCCGCGCACGACGCGCCGGACCGGCTCAAGCCCCGGCGGCACGAGCAGCGGGCCTGA
- the gatC gene encoding Asp-tRNA(Asn)/Glu-tRNA(Gln) amidotransferase subunit GatC — protein MSTISRDEVARVAVLARIDLRPEELDRLAGELDVIVDAIAQVSEVATPDVPATSHPLPLTNVFRDDVPVPPLPVEDVLAAAPASEDGRFSVPQILGEE, from the coding sequence ATGTCCACCATCTCCCGTGATGAGGTCGCGCGCGTCGCCGTGCTGGCCCGCATCGACCTCCGGCCCGAGGAGCTCGACCGCCTCGCCGGCGAGCTCGACGTCATCGTCGATGCGATCGCCCAGGTGAGCGAGGTCGCCACTCCCGACGTCCCCGCCACGAGCCACCCGCTGCCGCTGACCAACGTCTTCCGTGACGACGTCCCCGTGCCGCCCCTGCCCGTCGAGGACGTCCTCGCCGCAGCACCGGCCAGCGAAGACGGACGCTTCAGCGTCCCGCAGATCCTCGGGGAGGAATGA
- the gatA gene encoding Asp-tRNA(Asn)/Glu-tRNA(Gln) amidotransferase subunit GatA, whose translation MSNDLTRLSAADLAAHLVSGEVSSVEATQAHLDRIGDVDPAVHAFLHVSTEDALATARDVDARRAAGEDLHPLAGVPIAVKDVVVTKGLPTTAGSKILEDWIPPYDATIVERIRAAGLPILGKTNMDEFAMGSSTEHSAYGNTHNPWDLDRIPGGSGGGSAAAVAAYEAPLAIGTDTGGSIRQPGAVTGTVGVKPTYGGVSRYGLIAMASSLDQAGPVTRTVLDSALLHELIGGHDPRDSTSINEDLPLLVDAARQGAIGDLRGLRVGVVSELSGEGYQEGVSARFAESLDLLRSLGAEIIEVSCPHFKYALGAYYLIMPSEASSNLAKFDGMRFGLRVEPEDGPITAERVMSATRGQGFGDEVKRRIILGTYALSAGYYDAYYGSAQKVRTLIQRDFDAAFAQADVLVSPTAPTTAFKFGEKLDDPLAMYLNDVATIPANLAGVPGMSLPNGLSDDGLPVGFQILAPAKADDRLYRVGAALEAALENTWGGPLLAKAPELEVAR comes from the coding sequence ATGAGCAACGACCTGACGCGGCTGAGCGCCGCGGACCTCGCCGCGCACCTGGTCTCGGGCGAGGTGAGCAGCGTCGAGGCGACGCAGGCGCACCTCGACCGCATCGGCGACGTCGACCCCGCGGTCCACGCGTTCCTTCACGTGAGCACCGAGGACGCCCTCGCGACCGCTCGTGACGTCGACGCGCGCCGCGCCGCGGGCGAGGACCTGCACCCCCTCGCGGGCGTGCCGATCGCGGTCAAGGACGTCGTCGTCACCAAGGGCCTCCCGACGACGGCCGGCTCCAAGATCCTCGAGGACTGGATCCCCCCGTACGACGCGACGATCGTCGAGCGCATCCGCGCCGCGGGCCTGCCGATCCTCGGCAAGACCAACATGGACGAGTTCGCGATGGGCTCCTCGACCGAGCACTCCGCGTACGGGAACACCCACAACCCGTGGGACCTCGACCGCATCCCCGGCGGCTCGGGCGGTGGCTCGGCCGCGGCCGTCGCCGCGTACGAGGCCCCCCTCGCGATCGGCACCGACACGGGCGGCTCGATCCGTCAGCCCGGCGCCGTGACCGGCACGGTCGGCGTCAAGCCCACCTACGGCGGCGTGTCCCGCTACGGCCTCATCGCCATGGCGTCCTCGCTCGACCAGGCGGGCCCCGTCACGCGCACCGTCCTCGACTCGGCGCTCCTGCACGAGCTCATCGGCGGCCACGACCCCCGCGACTCGACCTCGATCAACGAGGACCTCCCGCTGCTCGTCGACGCGGCCCGCCAGGGTGCGATCGGCGACCTGCGCGGCCTGCGCGTCGGCGTCGTCTCCGAGCTCTCGGGCGAGGGCTACCAGGAGGGCGTGAGCGCGCGCTTCGCGGAGTCGCTCGACCTGCTGCGCTCGCTCGGTGCCGAGATCATCGAGGTCTCGTGCCCGCACTTCAAGTACGCGCTCGGCGCCTACTACCTGATCATGCCGAGCGAGGCGTCGAGCAACCTCGCCAAGTTCGACGGCATGCGCTTCGGCCTGCGCGTCGAGCCCGAGGACGGCCCGATCACCGCAGAGCGCGTCATGTCCGCGACCCGCGGCCAGGGCTTCGGCGACGAGGTCAAGCGCCGCATCATCCTCGGCACGTACGCCCTGTCGGCGGGCTACTACGACGCCTACTACGGCAGCGCGCAGAAGGTCCGCACGCTCATCCAGCGCGACTTCGACGCGGCGTTCGCCCAGGCGGACGTCCTGGTCTCCCCGACGGCCCCCACCACGGCCTTCAAGTTCGGCGAGAAGCTCGACGACCCGCTCGCGATGTACCTCAACGACGTCGCGACGATCCCCGCGAACCTCGCGGGCGTCCCGGGCATGTCGCTGCCGAACGGACTCTCGGACGACGGCCTGCCCGTCGGCTTCCAGATCCTCGCGCCGGCCAAGGCCGACGACCGTCTGTACCGCGTGGGTGCCGCCCTCGAGGCCGCCCTGGAGAACACGTGGGGCGGGCCGCTGCTGGCCAAGGCCCCGGAGCTGGAGGTCGCGCGATGA
- the gatB gene encoding Asp-tRNA(Asn)/Glu-tRNA(Gln) amidotransferase subunit GatB, with the protein MSAHATVDLVDYDEAVRRYDPVIGIEVHVELGTRTKMFCAAEVEFGGEPNSQVTPVSLGLPGALPVVNGKAVEYAIKIGLALNCQIAESCRFARKNYFYPDVPKNFQTSQYDEPIAFDGYLDVELEDGTIFRVDIERAHMEEDAGKNTHVGGATGRIHGAEYSLVDYNRAGIPLVEIVTRPITGAGERAPEVARAYVQTLRDIFRALDVSEARMERGNVRADVNLSLRATPESPLGTRTETKNVNSFRSIERAVRYEVSRQAAVLDEGGTVIQETRHWHEDTSITTAGRVKSDAEDYRYFPEPDLVPVAPSRDWVEQIRATLPELPVARRNRLQGEWGYADAEMRDVVNAGALGLIESTVAAGASPAAARKWWMGELARYAKTSETELAEIAVTPTQIAQLQALVDSGRINDKLARQVLEGVLAGEGDPEAVVVARGLEVVSDDGALLTAIDAALAAQPDIVEKVRSGNLGPIGAIIGAVMKATKGQADAGRVRELVIERIG; encoded by the coding sequence ATGAGCGCACACGCAACCGTGGACCTGGTCGACTACGACGAGGCCGTCCGCCGCTACGACCCGGTCATCGGCATCGAGGTGCACGTCGAGCTCGGCACGAGGACCAAGATGTTCTGCGCGGCCGAGGTCGAGTTCGGCGGCGAGCCCAACTCGCAGGTGACCCCGGTGAGCCTCGGCCTGCCCGGCGCCCTGCCCGTGGTCAACGGCAAGGCCGTCGAGTACGCGATCAAGATCGGGCTCGCGCTCAACTGCCAGATCGCCGAGTCGTGCCGCTTCGCCCGGAAGAACTACTTCTACCCGGACGTGCCCAAGAACTTCCAGACGTCGCAGTACGACGAGCCCATCGCGTTCGACGGCTACCTGGACGTCGAGCTCGAGGACGGCACGATCTTCCGCGTCGACATCGAGCGCGCGCACATGGAGGAGGACGCGGGCAAGAACACCCACGTGGGTGGTGCGACCGGTCGCATCCACGGTGCCGAGTACTCGCTCGTGGACTACAACCGTGCGGGCATCCCGCTCGTGGAGATCGTCACGCGGCCCATCACGGGCGCGGGCGAGCGCGCCCCGGAGGTCGCTCGCGCATACGTCCAGACCCTGCGCGACATCTTCCGTGCGCTCGACGTGTCCGAGGCGCGCATGGAGCGCGGCAACGTCCGCGCGGACGTGAACCTGTCGCTGCGCGCGACCCCCGAGTCGCCGCTCGGCACGCGCACCGAGACCAAGAACGTGAACTCGTTCCGGTCGATCGAGCGCGCGGTCCGCTACGAGGTCTCGCGCCAGGCCGCGGTCCTCGACGAGGGCGGCACGGTCATCCAGGAGACGCGCCACTGGCACGAGGACACCTCGATCACGACGGCCGGTCGCGTGAAGTCCGACGCCGAGGACTACCGCTACTTCCCGGAGCCGGACCTGGTGCCCGTCGCGCCGAGCCGTGACTGGGTCGAGCAGATCCGCGCGACGCTGCCCGAGCTTCCCGTGGCCCGCCGCAACCGCCTGCAGGGCGAGTGGGGCTACGCCGACGCCGAGATGCGCGACGTCGTCAACGCGGGTGCGCTCGGCCTCATCGAGTCGACGGTCGCGGCCGGTGCGAGCCCCGCGGCCGCGCGCAAGTGGTGGATGGGCGAGCTCGCCCGCTACGCCAAGACGAGCGAGACCGAGCTCGCGGAGATCGCGGTCACGCCGACGCAGATCGCTCAGCTCCAGGCCCTCGTGGACTCGGGGCGGATCAACGACAAGCTGGCTCGCCAGGTCCTCGAAGGCGTCCTCGCGGGCGAGGGGGACCCGGAGGCCGTCGTGGTCGCGCGGGGGCTCGAGGTCGTGTCGGACGACGGCGCGCTCCTCACCGCGATCGACGCAGCCCTCGCGGCGCAGCCCGACATCGTCGAGAAGGTGCGCTCGGGCAACCTGGGGCCGATCGGTGCGATCATCGGTGCGGTCATGAAGGCCACCAAGGGGCAGGCCGACGCCGGTCGCGTCCGCGAGCTGGTCATCGAGCGGATCGGCTGA
- a CDS encoding GNAT family N-acetyltransferase, which yields MTRGPELVGEMMRLRPIEARDAERMWESVQDPESNRLTGTTAEFTREQIDEWAATISDREGRYDWAITSAAQRDGQLVSDEMIGEIVLNDIDEHALSANLRLVLLTNYRGRGYGREAIFEVLRFAFDHPEGPHLHRVSLDVLSINPRARMLYESLGFREEGRLRDAFRDGDGWADAVVMSILEDEFRAGL from the coding sequence GTGACGCGCGGACCGGAGCTCGTCGGTGAGATGATGCGGCTGCGGCCCATCGAGGCTCGCGACGCCGAACGCATGTGGGAGTCCGTCCAGGACCCGGAGTCGAACCGGCTCACGGGGACGACGGCGGAGTTCACGCGCGAGCAGATCGACGAGTGGGCCGCGACGATCAGCGACCGCGAGGGCCGCTACGACTGGGCCATCACCTCGGCGGCCCAGCGGGACGGTCAGCTCGTGAGCGACGAGATGATCGGCGAGATCGTCCTCAACGACATCGACGAGCACGCGCTCTCGGCCAACCTGCGCCTGGTCCTGCTCACGAACTACCGTGGGCGCGGCTATGGGCGCGAGGCGATCTTCGAGGTGCTGCGCTTCGCGTTCGACCACCCCGAGGGGCCGCACCTGCACCGGGTGAGCCTCGACGTGCTCAGCATCAACCCGCGGGCACGCATGCTCTACGAGTCGTTGGGTTTCCGTGAGGAGGGCCGTCTCCGGGACGCGTTCCGGGACGGCGACGGCTGGGCGGACGCGGTCGTCATGAGCATCCTCGAGGACGAGTTCCGCGCAGGGCTCTGA